The Paenibacillus sophorae genome has a segment encoding these proteins:
- a CDS encoding Ger(x)C family spore germination protein, whose amino-acid sequence MSLKRWLLLGMMCMTITLVFSGCWNRRELPELAIITAMGIDLNEDSNEYLITYQVVNPQGMSKTSGTQGTSSSTIVYRSTGTSIFEAIRKSSENVPRQLFFSHAQFIVIGENLARKGISDIIDFFERSHEARLSSYFLVARGMKAEDIISATDPLEKIQAKAVIGEFKLTKKLWSHNVIWQVDDIIRALNDPGIDPTISGIRLANKIAESSTGPKANIEISGVALFKGDKLIGWLDGDQARGFVRLSNTMKSTITMLDCNERKNGVSIETTRSKSQIKVRIVNSKPSFHVHILEEGIVSEMNCKLPLNKADTINDLERLWRSRIEKEVTSAINAMKKTHVDPSGFGLVLSRHNPKIWDDWSGNWSTDFSDCPVTVTVEATIQRTGMRRKSFM is encoded by the coding sequence ATGAGTTTGAAAAGATGGTTATTATTAGGCATGATGTGCATGACTATTACACTTGTTTTTTCAGGCTGCTGGAACCGAAGGGAATTGCCGGAATTAGCAATTATCACAGCGATGGGTATAGATCTAAATGAGGATTCGAATGAATATTTAATCACATACCAAGTAGTCAATCCTCAGGGTATGTCCAAAACATCAGGAACACAGGGGACCAGCTCCAGCACAATCGTTTACCGTTCAACCGGTACATCCATATTTGAAGCTATTCGAAAATCATCGGAAAATGTGCCTAGACAACTATTTTTCTCTCATGCTCAGTTCATTGTTATCGGAGAGAATCTGGCGCGCAAAGGAATCAGTGATATTATTGACTTTTTTGAGCGTTCACACGAGGCCAGGTTGTCTTCCTACTTTCTGGTTGCACGTGGAATGAAAGCAGAGGATATTATCTCTGCCACTGATCCACTCGAAAAGATACAAGCCAAGGCGGTTATCGGTGAATTTAAACTGACGAAGAAACTTTGGTCACATAATGTAATTTGGCAGGTGGACGACATCATTCGAGCCCTAAATGACCCTGGTATAGATCCGACAATTAGCGGCATCCGGCTGGCTAACAAAATCGCAGAATCATCTACTGGGCCGAAGGCTAATATCGAGATATCCGGAGTGGCCTTATTTAAAGGGGATAAGCTTATCGGTTGGCTTGATGGCGATCAGGCAAGAGGATTTGTACGCTTATCGAACACGATGAAAAGTACGATAACAATGCTTGATTGTAATGAACGAAAGAACGGAGTTTCTATTGAAACCACTCGTTCCAAATCACAAATAAAGGTGCGAATCGTTAACAGTAAACCATCTTTTCATGTACATATTTTGGAGGAAGGAATTGTGAGCGAAATGAATTGCAAGCTTCCTCTGAACAAAGCAGATACGATAAATGATCTGGAACGATTATGGAGATCGCGAATAGAAAAAGAAGTTACAAGTGCCATAAATGCAATGAAGAAAACACATGTTGATCCATCCGGATTCGGACTCGTCCTTTCGCGCCATAATCCTAAAATATGGGATGACTGGAGCGGAAATTGGAGTACAGATTTCTCAGACTGTCCAGTCACCGTCACAGTAGAAGCAACCATACAACGGACGGGAATGAGAAGAAAATCGTTCATGTAA
- a CDS encoding efflux RND transporter periplasmic adaptor subunit, whose translation MSTKRKSKTRKWLVVSIIVIAVAVIAGAVLKRPAAAAYESVNAKTGDITTYYSFSGNVETKNRQTVMAEKILQISDIKVEEGDTVTEGEVLLTTTAGDEIKSKINGEIVKINVEDNAQVMAGTALLDIVDYNLELNVKVDEYDIHALAPGKETTVKIGAINKEMTGKISSISNEGQIMNGITFFMATIDLAKDEDLKIGMSAEVKVISNKAAGVVTLPMTAIQFDDNNQPYVLKKDQNGAEVKTEITTGINDGTTVEVKSGVANGETILYKKAAAASTGAGFGGGGGNANGSDGGGNE comes from the coding sequence ATGAGTACAAAGAGAAAGTCCAAGACAAGAAAATGGCTGGTTGTCAGTATAATAGTGATTGCCGTGGCAGTCATTGCCGGTGCGGTGCTTAAGCGGCCCGCGGCCGCGGCCTATGAAAGTGTAAATGCCAAAACAGGAGATATAACTACGTATTATTCTTTTTCAGGAAATGTCGAAACGAAGAATCGTCAAACGGTCATGGCTGAGAAGATATTACAAATATCGGATATTAAAGTCGAAGAGGGAGATACGGTTACCGAAGGTGAGGTGCTGCTTACGACAACAGCAGGTGATGAGATTAAATCTAAAATCAATGGTGAAATTGTGAAGATCAATGTAGAAGATAACGCACAGGTCATGGCTGGAACGGCACTGCTGGACATCGTTGATTATAATCTGGAGCTTAATGTCAAGGTCGATGAATACGACATACATGCCTTAGCGCCAGGCAAGGAAACAACAGTGAAAATTGGGGCGATCAACAAGGAGATGACAGGGAAGATCAGCAGTATTTCTAATGAAGGCCAGATTATGAACGGAATCACCTTCTTTATGGCGACGATTGACCTTGCGAAAGATGAGGATCTCAAGATCGGCATGTCAGCTGAGGTAAAGGTTATCAGCAATAAGGCTGCGGGTGTTGTGACATTGCCTATGACAGCCATTCAGTTTGATGATAACAACCAGCCCTATGTGCTGAAAAAAGATCAAAATGGGGCGGAGGTTAAAACTGAAATCACGACTGGGATTAATGACGGGACAACCGTTGAAGTGAAAAGCGGGGTTGCAAACGGAGAAACCATTCTTTATAAAAAAGCTGCTGCGGCATCAACAGGCGCAGGATTCGGCGGAGGAGGCGGCAATGCGAATGGTTCGGATGGGGGCGGTAACGAATGA
- a CDS encoding glycoside hydrolase family 68 protein codes for MNIKKFVKQATAVTFTTALLVGGGTSAFAKGNDSQSYNEDYGFSHITRFDMLKIPEQQQSAQFKVPQFDASTIKNLSSAKGYDQYGNLIDLDVWDSWPLQNADGTVANYKGYEVVFALAGDPARGWDTFIHLFYKKIGDNSFDAWKSAGRVFKDSDKYVPNDPILNNQAEEWSGSATLTADGKVRLFYTNRQGWDPAHGFFGKQTLTTAQVNLSEPDASTLKVDGVEDFKSIFDGDGKIYQNVDQSFGGGDYSDNHTLRDPHYVEDNGHKYLVFESNTGTETGYQGEDAFNNKVFYGGNKKFFEAEKEKLLAGPKKSLATLANGSLGIIELNDDYTLKTVMKPLIASNLITDEIERANVFELNGKWYLFTDSRGSKMTIDGIGAEDVYMLGYVSDSLTGPYKPLNDSGLVLQMDLDPKDVTWTYSHFAVPQADGKNVVITSYMTNRGLYPEHRSTFAPSFLVNIKGSKTSVVKDSILEQGQLTIK; via the coding sequence ATGAATATCAAAAAGTTTGTGAAGCAAGCGACAGCAGTAACTTTTACAACAGCTTTACTGGTAGGTGGGGGTACTTCAGCTTTTGCAAAAGGAAATGACAGTCAGAGTTACAATGAAGACTACGGCTTTTCCCACATCACACGCTTTGACATGCTGAAAATTCCTGAACAACAACAGAGTGCGCAGTTTAAAGTGCCGCAATTTGATGCATCAACTATTAAAAACCTCTCTTCTGCAAAAGGCTATGATCAATACGGGAACTTGATCGATTTGGATGTGTGGGACAGCTGGCCGCTGCAAAATGCCGATGGAACCGTGGCAAATTATAAGGGCTACGAAGTTGTTTTTGCTTTAGCGGGAGACCCTGCTAGAGGTTGGGACACATTTATCCACTTGTTCTATAAAAAAATCGGTGACAACTCCTTTGACGCTTGGAAGAGTGCCGGCAGAGTATTCAAGGACAGCGATAAATATGTTCCAAACGATCCTATTCTGAACAATCAAGCCGAAGAGTGGTCGGGTTCCGCAACCTTGACTGCCGATGGCAAAGTTCGCTTGTTCTATACCAACCGTCAAGGCTGGGATCCGGCACACGGCTTCTTCGGTAAACAAACCTTAACAACGGCTCAAGTCAATCTGTCTGAGCCCGATGCCAGTACGCTGAAGGTGGATGGCGTAGAAGATTTCAAATCGATCTTTGATGGGGACGGTAAAATTTATCAAAATGTGGACCAATCTTTCGGTGGAGGAGACTATTCCGACAATCATACCTTGAGAGACCCTCACTATGTTGAAGACAATGGCCATAAATATCTTGTATTTGAATCCAATACAGGTACTGAAACGGGTTATCAAGGTGAAGATGCCTTCAATAACAAAGTTTTCTATGGCGGAAATAAGAAATTCTTCGAAGCCGAGAAAGAAAAGCTGCTGGCTGGTCCTAAAAAATCCCTCGCTACTTTAGCGAACGGATCACTGGGTATCATTGAATTGAATGATGATTATACGCTGAAAACAGTCATGAAACCGCTAATCGCATCCAATCTTATTACGGATGAAATTGAACGGGCGAATGTATTTGAACTGAATGGTAAATGGTATTTGTTCACGGATTCCAGAGGATCAAAAATGACCATTGACGGAATCGGTGCGGAAGATGTTTACATGCTGGGCTACGTTTCCGATTCCTTGACCGGACCTTACAAACCGTTGAACGACAGTGGGCTTGTCCTGCAAATGGATCTTGATCCTAAAGATGTTACTTGGACTTATTCCCATTTTGCTGTACCGCAAGCTGACGGAAAGAATGTGGTCATTACAAGTTACATGACGAATAGAGGTCTCTATCCAGAGCATCGTTCCACCTTTGCGCCAAGCTTCCTGGTAAACATTAAAGGCTCCAAAACTTCGGTTGTCAAAGACAGCATCCTTGAACAAGGACAATTGACAATCAAATAA
- a CDS encoding glycoside hydrolase family 68 protein yields MNIKKFVKQATAVTFTTALLAGGGTSVFAQGNDKPGYNEDYGFSHITRFDMLKIPEQQQSEQFKVPEFDASTIKNIASAKGYDKFGNLIDLDVWDSWPLQNADGTAANYKGYQIVFALAGDPKNGNDTSIYIFYKKAGETSIDSWKNAGRVFKDSDKFDSGDPILKYQTQEWSGSATLTPEGKVRLFYTDFSGATWDGGTGYGKQTLTTAQVNLSEPDAATLKIDGVEDHKSIFDGDGTTYQNVQQFIDEGAYSSGDNHTLRDPHYVEDNGHKYLVFEANTGTEVGYQVEDAFNNKVFYGGNKKFFEAEKDKLLQSPQKPIATLANGALGMIELNDDYTLKTVMKPVIASNLVTDEIERANVFKLNGKWYLFTDSRGSKMTIDGISANDIYMLGFVSDSITGPYKPLNDSGLVLQMDLDPADLTFSYSHFAVPQADGRNVVITSYMTNRGFYPDHRATFAPSFLVNIKGSKTSVVKDSILEQGQLTIN; encoded by the coding sequence ATGAATATCAAAAAGTTTGTGAAGCAGGCAACAGCAGTAACTTTTACAACAGCTTTACTGGCAGGTGGCGGAACTTCAGTTTTTGCGCAAGGGAATGACAAACCGGGATACAATGAAGATTACGGCTTTTCCCACATCACACGTTTTGACATGCTGAAAATTCCCGAGCAGCAGCAGAGTGAACAATTCAAAGTGCCAGAGTTCGATGCATCAACTATCAAAAACATCGCTTCGGCAAAAGGCTATGATAAATTTGGGAATTTGATCGATTTGGATGTATGGGATAGCTGGCCGCTGCAAAATGCCGATGGAACGGCAGCAAACTATAAGGGCTACCAAATCGTTTTTGCACTGGCAGGGGACCCGAAGAACGGAAATGACACATCGATTTACATATTCTATAAAAAAGCCGGCGAGACTTCGATTGACAGCTGGAAGAATGCCGGCAGAGTCTTTAAAGACAGCGATAAATTTGATTCGGGCGATCCGATCCTCAAGTATCAGACACAAGAGTGGTCAGGTTCCGCGACATTAACTCCAGAGGGTAAAGTGCGTTTATTCTATACGGATTTCTCGGGCGCGACGTGGGATGGAGGAACGGGTTATGGCAAACAAACGTTAACAACGGCTCAAGTCAACTTGTCCGAGCCGGATGCCGCTACATTGAAAATTGACGGCGTTGAAGATCATAAATCCATCTTTGACGGAGACGGAACAACTTATCAAAATGTTCAGCAATTTATCGATGAAGGTGCCTATTCTTCAGGTGATAACCATACGTTAAGAGATCCTCACTATGTTGAAGACAACGGTCATAAATACCTTGTATTTGAGGCCAATACAGGAACAGAAGTGGGTTACCAAGTAGAGGACGCTTTCAATAATAAAGTTTTCTATGGCGGAAATAAAAAATTCTTCGAAGCTGAGAAAGATAAATTGCTGCAAAGTCCTCAAAAACCTATCGCTACTTTGGCGAACGGCGCACTCGGTATGATTGAATTAAATGACGATTATACGTTGAAAACAGTAATGAAACCTGTGATTGCATCCAATCTCGTTACGGATGAAATTGAACGGGCGAACGTATTTAAACTGAATGGCAAATGGTATTTGTTCACGGATTCCAGAGGCTCCAAAATGACCATTGATGGAATCAGTGCCAACGATATTTATATGCTGGGCTTCGTATCCGATTCTATTACCGGACCTTACAAGCCGTTGAACGACAGTGGACTTGTGCTGCAAATGGATCTTGACCCTGCTGATCTTACCTTTTCGTACTCTCACTTTGCCGTACCGCAAGCTGACGGGAGAAATGTGGTCATCACAAGCTATATGACAAACAGAGGGTTCTATCCCGATCATCGGGCTACCTTTGCTCCAAGTTTCTTGGTGAACATCAAAGGCTCCAAAACTTCGGTTGTCAAAGACAGTATCCTTGAACAAGGACAATTGACGATCAACTAA
- a CDS encoding ABC transporter permease, translated as MLFESIKMSWENIIHNKLRSFLTMLGIVIGVASIIALITIVQGATNSISDQVNALGVNRIMINAMGTPLKQGLNEDDMNSISKLDNISGVSPTVSGKTGIVYNGHVKEDASVQGKNEVYFKADSSLMKSGRAINRLDLESKNQVAVIGSNIVNEFYYGVDPVGKELMINGTTYTVIGTLTSSSGFGLSSNNDSILIPYTTALRGLNVKSISSLDVYLKDTSLADDSVTDIKGVLSAAFNYKDNAYTVNNMGDMIESFQTMMSMMSMLLGGIAAISLVVGGIGIMNMMLVSITERTTEIGLRKALGATPNRIQLQFIIESIFLSLIGGLIGLILGALIAYVAAALIGLGFSISMSTVSLAIGFSAGVGIIFGYMPARKASRLNPIDALRSL; from the coding sequence ATGCTGTTTGAAAGCATAAAGATGTCTTGGGAAAATATTATTCATAACAAGCTCCGTTCCTTCTTAACCATGCTTGGGATCGTTATCGGTGTAGCCTCCATTATCGCATTAATTACGATCGTTCAAGGTGCGACGAACAGTATCAGCGATCAAGTCAATGCGCTTGGCGTCAACCGGATTATGATTAATGCTATGGGCACTCCTCTAAAACAGGGCCTTAACGAAGATGATATGAACAGTATTTCGAAATTAGACAATATCAGCGGCGTATCACCCACAGTTTCAGGGAAAACGGGTATTGTGTATAATGGTCATGTCAAAGAAGACGCATCGGTTCAAGGGAAGAATGAGGTTTACTTTAAGGCCGATTCAAGCCTGATGAAATCCGGAAGAGCGATCAATAGATTGGACCTGGAAAGCAAGAATCAAGTTGCTGTTATTGGCAGTAATATCGTGAATGAATTCTATTACGGAGTGGACCCAGTCGGGAAAGAGTTAATGATAAACGGGACAACGTATACGGTAATCGGCACATTAACCTCTTCGAGCGGATTCGGATTGAGTTCAAATAACGATTCAATTCTCATTCCATATACAACAGCGCTGCGTGGTTTGAACGTAAAAAGTATATCTAGTCTGGATGTTTACCTTAAGGATACCAGCTTGGCGGATGATTCCGTAACCGATATTAAAGGCGTGCTGAGCGCAGCGTTTAATTATAAGGATAACGCATACACCGTTAATAATATGGGGGATATGATCGAATCTTTCCAAACCATGATGTCGATGATGTCCATGCTTCTTGGGGGGATTGCGGCAATTTCCCTTGTTGTCGGGGGAATCGGCATTATGAACATGATGCTTGTATCCATCACCGAACGGACTACAGAAATTGGCCTTCGCAAAGCTCTGGGAGCGACTCCAAACCGAATACAGCTTCAATTTATCATCGAATCGATATTCCTCTCGCTTATTGGAGGACTGATCGGATTAATACTTGGCGCTCTCATTGCTTATGTTGCCGCAGCGCTTATTGGCCTAGGTTTCTCCATTTCCATGTCAACCGTTTCTCTCGCGATAGGATTCTCTGCGGGTGTGGGTATCATTTTCGGATATATGCCTGCCAGAAAAGCCAGCAGACTCAATCCGATAGACGCGCTCAGAAGCTTATAA
- a CDS encoding GerAB/ArcD/ProY family transporter — protein MHKESIGRGTLFTWVIIYELGNAILISIGTGAKQDAWLAVLLGMLIGVAVFGWIYGPLYHMFPTEPITSLIRKAVGTRIGWPIGFAYMTYFAYISSRNLRDFGELLISSTYDETPLLPIQVLMMLSLAYLISRGVEVFARTTQIFCSILLLFIFASYILVILSGLLDVSRLLPVLGKGFMPVIHAAFPLTYTFPFGEMIAFLMLLPYVNVVRKTIRTASYGIVLSGLLISLTISMNIAILGVDIVSRATFPTYTAISKVNIAEILQRMDVLVLLSLIISSYFKIGTFYIAAVLAASDLFRITYNKLAVSIGLCILFSSMIIANNFSEHLEEGLIVIPPYFHLPFQAGIPLLLLIILKIRFRHR, from the coding sequence TTGCACAAAGAATCAATAGGACGGGGAACTTTATTTACTTGGGTGATTATTTATGAGCTTGGCAATGCCATCTTGATTTCAATCGGTACGGGTGCAAAACAAGATGCGTGGCTTGCGGTACTGTTGGGAATGTTAATAGGGGTAGCTGTTTTTGGCTGGATTTACGGACCGCTATATCACATGTTCCCAACCGAACCGATAACTTCACTAATCCGCAAGGCCGTAGGCACACGGATCGGGTGGCCGATAGGCTTTGCATATATGACTTATTTCGCCTATATATCTTCACGTAATTTACGCGATTTTGGTGAGCTGCTGATATCTTCGACTTATGATGAAACTCCACTATTGCCCATTCAAGTATTAATGATGCTCAGTTTAGCGTACTTGATATCAAGAGGGGTTGAAGTATTTGCCCGTACCACTCAAATTTTTTGTTCCATCCTTCTGTTATTTATATTTGCAAGTTATATACTCGTAATATTATCTGGACTATTGGACGTTAGTCGGTTGCTTCCAGTACTTGGGAAAGGATTTATGCCTGTAATTCACGCCGCATTTCCGCTTACCTATACATTCCCTTTCGGAGAAATGATTGCGTTTCTGATGCTGCTGCCCTATGTGAATGTAGTCCGTAAAACGATCCGAACCGCATCATACGGCATCGTACTGAGCGGTCTTCTCATCAGTCTGACAATCTCGATGAACATCGCTATCCTTGGGGTCGATATCGTTAGCCGTGCAACATTCCCGACTTATACGGCTATAAGCAAAGTGAATATCGCCGAAATTCTTCAACGGATGGATGTCCTTGTTCTACTGTCTCTCATCATCAGCAGTTATTTCAAAATTGGCACCTTTTATATAGCCGCCGTGTTGGCAGCCTCTGATTTATTTAGAATAACGTATAACAAGCTTGCCGTGTCTATTGGTCTTTGTATATTATTCTCCTCAATGATAATAGCGAATAACTTTTCAGAACATCTGGAAGAAGGGCTTATAGTTATTCCTCCCTATTTTCATCTGCCGTTTCAGGCTGGAATTCCGTTGTTGCTGCTCATTATCTTGAAAATCAGATTTAGACATCGTTAA
- a CDS encoding ABC transporter ATP-binding protein, giving the protein MLRMQNINKSYYMGEEELPILHDVNLTIHSGEFVSILGPSGSGKSTMMNIIGCLDVPSSGKYLLSGNDIDDLDEIELAKIRNKEIGFVFQNFQLLPRMTALQNVELPLIYRGLSFSERQQRAKAILERVGLAERMKNLPNQLSGGQQQRVAIARALVTEPSILLADEPTGALDQKTGAQVMELFEELNNDGRTIVMITHDIKIARHARRVVHILDGHLTEQTGQEVE; this is encoded by the coding sequence ATCCTTCGCATGCAAAATATAAACAAAAGCTACTATATGGGTGAGGAAGAGCTGCCCATTCTGCATGATGTAAACTTAACCATCCATTCCGGTGAGTTTGTGTCCATACTTGGTCCGTCAGGTTCAGGCAAATCTACCATGATGAACATCATCGGCTGTCTGGATGTGCCATCGTCAGGGAAGTACCTTCTCTCCGGCAATGATATTGATGACCTCGATGAGATCGAGCTTGCCAAAATACGAAATAAAGAAATAGGCTTTGTCTTTCAGAATTTTCAGCTTTTACCACGGATGACCGCTCTGCAAAATGTGGAGCTTCCATTAATATATAGAGGTCTTTCATTTTCGGAACGCCAGCAGCGTGCAAAAGCGATTCTTGAACGCGTAGGATTAGCGGAAAGAATGAAAAATCTGCCCAATCAGCTCTCCGGCGGACAGCAGCAGCGCGTTGCTATTGCCCGAGCATTGGTTACAGAGCCAAGCATCCTGCTTGCAGATGAACCCACAGGCGCCTTGGACCAAAAAACGGGAGCACAGGTCATGGAGCTGTTCGAAGAACTGAATAACGATGGAAGAACGATTGTTATGATTACCCATGACATCAAGATTGCCCGTCATGCCAGAAGAGTCGTTCATATTTTAGACGGTCATTTAACTGAGCAGACGGGGCAGGAGGTGGAGTAG
- a CDS encoding glycoside hydrolase family 32 protein, translating to MNNNKAFRRQFVVWIICLAGLITIGLAVHYSTKDRTEETIVNEETPLSNQKPSYRAAYHFTTPDKWMNDPQRPIYLDGKYHYYYLYNRDYPKGNGTEWRHATSTDLVHWTDEGVAIPKYTNRNGDPWSGSVVVDTANTAGFGKGALVAIVTQPSANGGKQEQYLWYSTNKGKKFTSYSNVPVISNPGTHDFRDPKIIWDPESRKWIMTMAEGTKIGFYESSNLKNWHYTSGFITENIGIVECPDLYRMRADDGTYHWILGASANGKPEGKPNTYAYWTGNFNGDEFVPDRKEPQWLDYGFDWYAAVTFEEGAGSDKDSHRYALAWMNNWDYPHTTPTLQEGYNGLDSIVRQIKLKSADGTYRLISQPAEGLNQLTKSTESFQRIEVNGSRTLNTTGDTYQLEADISWSDIKNAGLRLRESKDKKRHVDVGVFVEGSYSYVNRANTWQPDKRGTYVESRAPFVAGSKKVHLKILVDKTSIEVFVDDGSVVFSNVIFPGWNDKGITLFSEGGEAVFENVVIKHLGKD from the coding sequence TTGAATAACAACAAAGCATTTAGAAGACAATTCGTTGTATGGATTATTTGTTTAGCCGGCCTGATCACGATAGGGTTAGCAGTCCATTATTCAACAAAGGACAGAACAGAGGAAACCATCGTTAATGAAGAAACTCCCTTATCTAATCAGAAGCCTTCCTATCGGGCCGCCTATCATTTCACAACTCCCGACAAATGGATGAACGACCCTCAGCGGCCGATTTATTTGGACGGCAAGTATCATTACTATTATCTCTACAATCGCGACTATCCAAAAGGAAATGGTACAGAGTGGCGGCATGCGACATCAACGGATTTGGTTCATTGGACAGATGAAGGTGTGGCCATTCCCAAATATACGAACCGAAACGGCGATCCCTGGTCGGGATCGGTCGTTGTAGATACAGCCAATACGGCAGGCTTTGGCAAAGGGGCTCTTGTGGCGATTGTGACACAGCCCTCAGCGAATGGCGGAAAGCAGGAGCAATATTTATGGTACAGCACGAACAAAGGGAAAAAGTTCACCTCTTATAGTAACGTTCCAGTTATCTCGAATCCGGGCACACATGATTTTCGCGATCCGAAGATTATCTGGGATCCAGAGTCCCGGAAGTGGATCATGACCATGGCTGAAGGAACGAAAATAGGTTTCTATGAGTCCTCGAATTTAAAGAATTGGCACTATACCAGCGGTTTCATCACGGAAAATATCGGTATTGTGGAGTGTCCCGATCTTTACAGGATGCGGGCGGATGACGGGACCTATCACTGGATTCTTGGCGCCAGCGCAAATGGGAAACCGGAGGGTAAACCCAACACCTATGCTTACTGGACCGGAAACTTTAACGGTGACGAATTTGTCCCGGATCGAAAGGAGCCGCAGTGGCTCGATTACGGATTTGATTGGTATGCCGCTGTAACCTTTGAAGAGGGGGCGGGCAGCGATAAAGACAGCCATCGATATGCTCTGGCCTGGATGAATAACTGGGATTATCCCCATACTACGCCGACACTGCAGGAAGGCTATAACGGATTGGACTCAATCGTTCGTCAAATCAAGCTTAAGTCTGCGGACGGTACGTACCGTTTGATTTCACAGCCCGCTGAAGGATTGAATCAATTGACGAAATCAACGGAATCCTTTCAACGAATAGAGGTTAATGGCTCTAGAACGCTTAATACAACCGGAGATACGTATCAGCTTGAGGCGGACATATCGTGGTCGGATATCAAGAATGCAGGACTCAGACTTCGAGAATCTAAAGACAAGAAACGACATGTCGATGTCGGGGTTTTTGTGGAAGGCAGTTACAGCTATGTCAATAGAGCAAATACATGGCAGCCCGACAAGCGCGGAACCTATGTGGAGAGCAGGGCGCCGTTCGTTGCTGGCAGCAAAAAGGTGCATTTAAAAATCCTCGTCGATAAAACAAGCATCGAAGTCTTTGTTGATGATGGATCGGTCGTTTTTTCCAATGTCATCTTCCCTGGATGGAACGATAAAGGAATCACTCTTTTTTCAGAAGGCGGCGAGGCGGTCTTTGAAAATGTCGTGATCAAGCACCTGGGCAAAGATTAA